Proteins co-encoded in one Sulfurimonas sp. HSL1-2 genomic window:
- a CDS encoding thiamine phosphate synthase: MPFFAYLITDGCYGAATPGAFAKRLETLFEAHSVDYALYRDKANPDYARFAAVFVDACRAHGVKAIIHRDTALALLLGADGVHLTSTQFEAIKGAKAEGLFTVISAHSPVELAHAAAEGADAATYSPIFESPGKGEPKGLDDLNETAGKIDLPVIALGGIVSPDQISAVRAAGAAGFASIRYFINSAKESFCSK; encoded by the coding sequence ATGCCTTTTTTCGCCTACCTGATTACCGACGGCTGCTACGGAGCCGCGACGCCGGGCGCCTTCGCCAAACGGCTTGAAACGCTCTTTGAGGCCCATAGCGTCGATTATGCACTCTACCGGGACAAAGCGAACCCGGACTATGCGCGGTTTGCCGCCGTATTTGTCGATGCGTGCCGGGCGCACGGGGTCAAAGCGATCATCCACCGCGACACGGCCCTGGCGCTCTTGCTGGGGGCGGACGGCGTGCACCTGACGTCGACGCAGTTCGAAGCGATCAAAGGGGCGAAAGCCGAGGGGCTCTTTACCGTGATTTCAGCGCACAGCCCCGTCGAACTGGCGCATGCGGCGGCCGAGGGGGCCGATGCCGCGACCTACAGCCCGATCTTCGAGAGCCCGGGCAAAGGGGAGCCCAAAGGTTTAGACGATTTAAATGAAACAGCGGGTAAAATTGACCTACCTGTTATCGCGCTGGGGGGCATCGTCAGCCCCGATCAGATCAGCGCGGTCCGCGCCGCCGGTGCCGCCGGTTTTGCATCGATCAGATACTTTATAAATTCAGCCAAGGAATCCTTTTGTTCGAAGTGA
- the gatB gene encoding Asp-tRNA(Asn)/Glu-tRNA(Gln) amidotransferase subunit GatB, with the protein MFEVIIGLEVHVQLNTKTKLFCSCPTSFNDRPNVNTCPTCLALPGALPVFNRGALHKAVMFGTAIDATINRTSFFDRKSYFYPDSPSAYQITQLYTPVVEHGKLEIDFEDGTHKTIRINRAHIEADAGKNIHDGAVSKVDLNRAGTPLVEIVSEPDMRSADEAILYLKKLHSIVRYLDISDANMQEGSFRVDVNVSIRPKGDEKLYTRVEIKNINSFRFIQKAIEMEVQRQIDAWEDGVYDEEIVQETRLFDQAKQETRSMRGKEEAADYRYFPEPDLLKVVVDDAMYESATQIPELPDEKRERLVKEHGLREYDASVITAELEMAHFFEKMLSQGISAKNAVTWLTVELLGRLKGGMTVATSPVDADKLGLIVKRIEDNTISGKAAKEVLDYLMENDESVDATIEKLGLKQVSDTGAIEAMVDEILAANPAKVEEYRGGKDKLFGFFVGQVMKASKGSANPQAVNDILKQKLG; encoded by the coding sequence TTGTTCGAAGTGATTATCGGACTCGAAGTCCACGTCCAGCTCAATACGAAAACCAAACTTTTTTGTTCGTGTCCCACCAGTTTCAACGACCGCCCGAACGTCAACACCTGCCCGACCTGTCTGGCTCTCCCGGGTGCGCTCCCGGTCTTCAACAGAGGCGCGCTTCACAAGGCGGTAATGTTCGGTACCGCGATTGACGCGACGATCAACCGCACCAGCTTCTTCGACCGCAAAAGCTACTTCTACCCGGACAGCCCGAGCGCGTACCAGATTACGCAGCTCTATACGCCCGTCGTCGAGCACGGAAAGCTGGAGATCGATTTCGAGGACGGTACGCACAAGACGATCCGCATCAACCGCGCCCATATCGAGGCAGATGCCGGCAAGAACATCCACGACGGTGCCGTCTCGAAAGTCGACCTCAACCGTGCGGGCACCCCGCTGGTCGAGATCGTTTCCGAGCCGGACATGCGATCGGCGGACGAGGCGATCCTCTACCTCAAAAAGCTGCACTCCATCGTACGCTACCTCGATATCTCGGACGCGAACATGCAGGAGGGCTCCTTCCGCGTCGACGTAAACGTCTCCATCCGCCCCAAAGGGGACGAGAAGCTCTACACCCGTGTCGAGATCAAGAACATCAACAGCTTCCGCTTCATCCAGAAGGCGATCGAGATGGAGGTCCAGCGCCAGATCGACGCCTGGGAAGACGGGGTCTATGACGAGGAGATCGTCCAGGAGACCCGCCTGTTCGACCAGGCGAAGCAGGAGACCCGCTCCATGCGCGGGAAGGAAGAGGCGGCGGATTACCGCTACTTCCCCGAACCCGACCTTCTCAAGGTCGTCGTTGACGACGCGATGTACGAGAGCGCGACACAGATCCCCGAACTGCCGGACGAGAAGCGCGAGCGCCTTGTCAAAGAGCACGGGCTGCGCGAGTATGATGCGAGTGTCATTACCGCCGAGCTGGAGATGGCGCACTTCTTCGAGAAGATGCTCTCCCAGGGCATCAGCGCCAAGAATGCCGTCACCTGGCTCACCGTAGAACTCCTGGGACGTCTCAAGGGCGGCATGACGGTTGCCACCTCGCCGGTCGATGCCGACAAACTGGGCCTCATCGTCAAGCGTATCGAAGACAACACCATCAGCGGCAAAGCGGCCAAAGAGGTGCTTGACTACCTGATGGAAAACGACGAGAGCGTCGATGCGACGATCGAAAAACTGGGCCTCAAACAGGTCAGCGACACGGGGGCCATCGAAGCGATGGTCGACGAGATCCTCGCGGCGAACCCGGCCAAGGTCGAGGAGTACCGCGGCGGTAAAGACAAGCTCTTCGGCTTCTTCGTCGGTCAGGTAATGAAAGCCAGCAAAGGCAGTGCGAATCCTCAGGCGGTAAACGATATCCTCAAGCAGAAGCTGGGCTGA
- a CDS encoding ion transporter, translating to MNLFSRALVDSAYALESSEGLRRTRHHVDNLMNNAGYRYKRYFDLFMMVLILSSVFILIRDVKFQQNDFLAVFNNYIISFIFLIEYLMRFWVSSDSARIMIDQYEKDVLLQRNFRVGRAVMKVLYAKWRYMSSLAAIIDLLAIMPFFHELRLLRLFIIFRVFKLFRYAQNMHHFGAILASKKFELLTLFTFVGLIIFVASVMIYVMEALNPDSKVNTLFDALYWSVVTISTVGYGDVVPVSGEGKIVALIVIVSGVAVLAFATSIVVSAFTEKLDDIRDGKLIQELQKLKHIYLICGYGTVAQQTASKLRRMGREVVILDADASKIAEARRHHDLALAFDPASLESIGQLGIDPVRQIRAVILLGDTDVENVYTALTLRSMNKELRILSLLHDKKHRRKLESAGVNDIVYAQELIGQLSREYSDQPIAFEALHALRAEHSGVVIDEILVDERMARFIQSVQDLKIRGGRIILLGVESRREQRFVFNPASDFVLAEGDLLVVIGENAMLHEYRIDLHKAVRS from the coding sequence GTGAACCTTTTCTCCAGGGCGCTTGTCGACAGTGCCTATGCTCTGGAGTCCTCCGAAGGCCTGCGCCGGACGCGCCACCATGTCGACAACCTGATGAACAACGCCGGCTACCGCTACAAGCGCTACTTCGACCTCTTTATGATGGTGCTGATCCTCTCAAGCGTTTTCATCCTTATCCGCGACGTCAAGTTCCAACAGAACGATTTCCTGGCCGTTTTCAACAACTACATCATCTCCTTTATCTTCCTGATCGAATACCTGATGCGCTTCTGGGTCAGCAGCGACAGTGCGCGCATCATGATTGACCAGTATGAGAAGGATGTGCTGCTGCAGCGGAATTTCCGTGTCGGCAGGGCCGTGATGAAGGTACTCTACGCCAAGTGGCGCTACATGAGCTCCCTGGCGGCCATCATCGACCTGCTTGCAATCATGCCGTTTTTCCACGAACTGCGGCTGCTGCGCCTCTTTATCATCTTCAGGGTCTTCAAGCTTTTCCGCTACGCCCAGAACATGCACCATTTCGGGGCGATTCTGGCCAGCAAGAAGTTCGAACTCCTGACGCTCTTTACCTTCGTCGGCCTCATCATTTTCGTTGCGTCGGTGATGATCTACGTCATGGAGGCGCTCAACCCCGACTCCAAGGTCAATACGCTCTTTGATGCACTCTACTGGTCGGTCGTGACGATCTCGACCGTGGGATACGGCGATGTCGTTCCCGTCAGCGGCGAAGGGAAGATCGTTGCATTGATTGTCATCGTCTCCGGGGTGGCTGTCCTCGCTTTCGCGACCTCGATCGTCGTTTCGGCCTTCACCGAGAAACTTGATGATATCCGCGACGGGAAGCTGATCCAGGAGCTGCAGAAACTGAAGCATATCTACCTGATCTGCGGCTACGGCACGGTGGCGCAGCAGACGGCCTCCAAACTCCGCCGGATGGGCCGGGAGGTGGTCATCCTCGATGCCGATGCATCAAAGATCGCCGAAGCGCGCCGTCATCATGACCTGGCCCTGGCGTTCGACCCCGCCAGCCTTGAGTCGATCGGGCAGCTCGGCATCGACCCCGTACGGCAGATCCGGGCCGTCATCCTGCTCGGCGATACCGATGTCGAAAACGTCTATACGGCGCTCACACTGCGTTCGATGAACAAAGAGCTGCGGATCCTCTCCCTGCTGCATGACAAAAAACACCGCCGCAAACTGGAGAGTGCCGGGGTGAACGACATCGTCTACGCCCAGGAGCTGATCGGGCAGCTGTCACGCGAATACAGCGATCAGCCCATTGCGTTCGAGGCGCTGCATGCATTGCGTGCCGAGCACTCCGGTGTCGTGATCGACGAGATCCTCGTCGACGAACGGATGGCCCGTTTTATACAGAGCGTGCAGGATCTGAAAATCAGGGGAGGGCGCATTATCCTGCTCGGTGTCGAGTCGCGCCGCGAACAGCGTTTCGTTTTCAATCCTGCATCCGATTTCGTCCTCGCGGAGGGGGACCTCCTGGTCGTCATCGGGGAGAATGCGATGCTGCATGAGTACCGCATCGATCTTCACAAGGCGGTGCGCTCATGA
- a CDS encoding NAD-binding protein: MTIEAIILFGYNEFAREIAQQLRYTCPRIVVYALNNSDVEQAQAAGLEAHLADLEDNWDDLLSFDFSVTRIICALESEAENVFLTLSLRDRFPEAVIVALATTQENASKLRLAGANKVIAELQTTANLIIERLEKPVITRLLEALMDRQMDLKVAQIVLSEQSSAVGRHINELLESTQRDIIVLAVVDQRMSESFIFTAKGYNHLLNAGDVLVVIGYDKEIKAFEEEVGGVCETDRSHRSG, translated from the coding sequence ATGACCATCGAAGCCATCATCCTTTTCGGGTACAACGAATTTGCGCGGGAGATTGCGCAGCAGCTCCGCTACACCTGCCCGCGCATCGTCGTTTATGCGCTCAATAACAGTGATGTCGAGCAGGCGCAGGCCGCGGGGCTCGAGGCGCATCTCGCGGATCTGGAGGACAACTGGGACGACCTGCTCTCCTTTGACTTCTCTGTGACACGGATCATCTGTGCCCTTGAGAGCGAGGCGGAAAACGTCTTCCTGACCCTCTCGCTGCGCGACCGCTTCCCCGAGGCGGTGATCGTCGCCCTGGCCACGACGCAGGAGAATGCATCCAAGCTCCGTCTGGCCGGTGCCAACAAGGTCATTGCCGAACTGCAGACAACGGCGAACCTGATCATCGAGCGGCTGGAAAAACCGGTGATCACGCGGCTGCTTGAAGCACTCATGGATAGGCAGATGGATCTCAAGGTCGCGCAGATTGTTCTCTCGGAGCAGTCATCCGCGGTCGGCAGACATATCAACGAACTGCTTGAATCAACGCAGCGGGACATCATCGTCCTGGCCGTCGTTGACCAGCGCATGAGCGAGTCGTTTATTTTTACGGCCAAAGGCTACAACCACCTGCTGAATGCGGGGGATGTTTTAGTCGTGATAGGCTACGATAAGGAGATCAAGGCATTTGAAGAGGAAGTCGGAGGGGTATGTGAAACGGATCGCAGTCATCGGAGCGGGTAA
- a CDS encoding NAD(P)H-dependent glycerol-3-phosphate dehydrogenase, which yields MKRIAVIGAGKWGSALAFALGENGENDVVITSRHSRDVPNFVDLETALQREYLVMAIPAQQVGAWLKEHFRYNDQKVLVAAKGIEAQSGRFLNEIFAPYVPDQNIAFLSGPSFAAEVIQGLPTALVVSSTDAQTAMGFAEAFPEFIRTYTDDDIAGAEVCGSYKNVIAIAAGICAGLKLGNNAAAALISRGLIEMRRFGLSYGARDETFLGLSGAGDLFLTASSVLSRNYRVGLGLAEGKAKEQIVEDLGEVAEGIGTAYALHGIAQRSGVYLPIATEVYEILEGKAPRESLNDLLTR from the coding sequence GTGAAACGGATCGCAGTCATCGGAGCGGGTAAATGGGGCTCGGCCCTGGCGTTCGCACTGGGGGAGAATGGGGAAAACGACGTGGTCATCACGTCTCGGCACTCAAGGGATGTTCCCAATTTCGTCGACCTGGAGACGGCGCTGCAGCGCGAGTACCTCGTCATGGCGATCCCGGCACAGCAGGTCGGCGCATGGCTGAAGGAGCACTTCCGCTATAACGACCAGAAGGTGCTGGTCGCCGCGAAGGGGATCGAAGCACAGAGCGGCCGTTTCCTCAATGAAATCTTCGCGCCCTATGTCCCCGACCAGAACATTGCATTCCTCTCCGGCCCCTCTTTCGCGGCGGAGGTGATTCAGGGGCTGCCGACCGCACTGGTCGTCAGCAGCACGGATGCCCAGACGGCCATGGGGTTCGCCGAGGCGTTCCCGGAATTCATCCGCACCTATACCGACGACGACATCGCCGGGGCGGAAGTGTGCGGCAGCTATAAAAACGTCATCGCGATCGCCGCGGGGATCTGCGCGGGGCTGAAGCTCGGCAACAACGCCGCGGCGGCACTCATTTCCCGGGGCCTGATCGAAATGCGGCGCTTCGGACTCTCCTACGGGGCGAGGGATGAGACCTTCCTCGGCCTCAGTGGCGCCGGGGACCTTTTCCTCACCGCCAGCTCCGTGCTGTCGCGCAACTACCGTGTCGGCCTGGGGCTGGCCGAAGGCAAAGCGAAAGAGCAGATCGTCGAGGACCTCGGCGAAGTGGCCGAGGGGATCGGGACGGCCTACGCCCTGCACGGCATCGCGCAGCGCAGCGGGGTCTACCTGCCGATCGCGACGGAGGTGTATGAAATCCTGGAGGGCAAAGCCCCCCGGGAGAGCCTCAACGATCTGCTGACGAGGTAG
- a CDS encoding SLC13 family permease — protein MEASAVKIVWAVGTALLFYTAALLLLSPVQAALVGVVTLLVVLWTNEGLPLGVVSLLPIVLFPALHILPTKATTVNYAHPIIYLFLGGFMLAIAVEKSGLHIWIARKMLGIFPATGRGIIISLALTSGVMSSILSNTTTALLLMTIALFLSDDPRLKMRFTLAIAYGASIGGILTPIGTPPNLILLGVMEEHGMAMIPFVQWMWMVAPLALVMVIIISLVLALGIRDVRLELPEVEKPLTPEQKKVLALLGGLVVLLLVNAPIRPWWEGLGMSEPVILLSAGLLLFAPPFNLLVWQEDKAKIPYRIMFLFGAGFAIAKAFSETGLAGRVAEYLVDYSYLAPLYLMLIVAALITFTTEITSNTALISIMLPVIYAVTQQTGLDATLFMMVATICSSYAFMLPIATPPNAIAMSSGVIPIRTMALYGLLFNLVGIILIVLIAYLFWRPVLGVVG, from the coding sequence ATGGAAGCGTCGGCGGTCAAGATTGTCTGGGCCGTAGGTACGGCACTGCTCTTTTACACCGCTGCGCTTCTGCTGCTTTCACCGGTGCAGGCGGCCCTGGTCGGGGTGGTGACGCTGCTGGTGGTGCTCTGGACGAACGAGGGACTGCCGCTCGGCGTCGTTTCCCTCCTGCCCATCGTCCTTTTCCCGGCCCTTCACATTCTGCCGACAAAGGCAACGACCGTCAACTACGCCCACCCCATCATCTACCTCTTCCTGGGGGGCTTTATGCTTGCCATCGCCGTGGAAAAGAGCGGCCTGCACATCTGGATCGCACGCAAAATGCTGGGGATCTTCCCGGCGACGGGGCGGGGGATCATCATCTCCCTGGCGCTGACCTCGGGGGTGATGAGCTCCATCCTCTCGAACACGACGACGGCCCTGCTGCTGATGACCATTGCGCTTTTCCTCTCCGACGATCCGCGGCTGAAGATGCGCTTCACGCTGGCCATCGCCTACGGCGCCAGCATCGGGGGGATACTGACGCCCATCGGCACCCCGCCGAACCTGATCCTGCTGGGCGTCATGGAAGAACACGGCATGGCGATGATCCCCTTCGTACAGTGGATGTGGATGGTCGCCCCTCTGGCCCTCGTGATGGTCATCATCATCTCCCTGGTCCTGGCACTGGGGATACGTGATGTGCGCCTGGAACTCCCGGAGGTGGAGAAGCCGCTGACGCCGGAGCAGAAAAAGGTCCTCGCGCTGCTGGGCGGGCTCGTGGTACTGCTGCTCGTGAACGCCCCCATCCGTCCCTGGTGGGAGGGGCTCGGCATGAGCGAACCGGTGATTCTGCTCAGCGCGGGTCTGCTGCTCTTCGCGCCCCCGTTCAACCTGCTGGTCTGGCAGGAGGACAAGGCGAAGATCCCCTACCGCATCATGTTCCTGTTCGGGGCGGGGTTCGCCATCGCCAAGGCCTTTTCCGAGACAGGCCTGGCGGGAAGGGTAGCAGAGTACCTTGTCGACTACAGCTACCTGGCACCGCTCTACCTCATGCTGATCGTTGCGGCGCTGATCACCTTTACGACGGAGATCACCTCCAATACGGCATTGATCTCCATCATGCTGCCGGTCATCTACGCGGTGACACAGCAGACGGGGCTGGATGCAACCCTTTTCATGATGGTCGCGACGATCTGTTCGAGTTACGCGTTCATGTTGCCCATCGCGACCCCGCCCAATGCCATTGCGATGTCCAGCGGGGTGATCCCGATACGGACGATGGCCCTGTACGGGCTTCTGTTCAACCTTGTCGGCATCATCCTGATCGTGCTGATCGCCTATCTCTTCTGGCGTCCGGTACTGGGGGTAGTAGGCTAG